TACGTCCGGTAATTTTTACATATTTACCATCTTCTAATACACCCAAGTCCCCAGTATGGAACCATCCATCTTCGCTGATCACTTCCTTGGTCAGTTCAGGAGCTTTGTAATAACCAAGCATAACATGTGGCCCTTTGGTCAGAATTTCTCCATCTTCAGCAATTTTAACTTCTACATTGTCCAATACGGGCCCAACTGTTCCAAATTTAAGTCCACCTTCTTTAAAAGTATTTACTGAAATAACAGGTGATGTTTCTGTCAAACCATATCCTTCAAGCACTGGAACATTTGCTGCCCAAAATATTCTAGCTAATCTTTCCTGTAGTGCAGCACTGCCAGATGCAATAAAACGGACATTACCTCCAAAAGCTGCTCTCCATTTATTGAAAACAAGTTTATCAGCTATGCTAAGTTTAAACTTATACCATCCAGAATTATTCTCTTGATATTGATGTCCTAGTTCTAAAGCCCAATCAAAAATGGACTTTTTAATTCCGGTTAACTGTCTTCCTTTAAATAATATTCTATCGTAAACTTTTTCTAAAAGGCGTGGTACTGTTGTAAAAGCATGAGGTTTAATTTCCTGAATGTTATCAACAATGGTTCCCATGCTTTCTACATAATACACCGAAGCTCCTAAAAACTGGAACACATAATTGGTCATGCGTTCATAAATATGATTGACAGGTAAATAACTAAGGACTTTAGACTCTCTGTCTAAAGGGAATAAAGGGCCTGCAGCTCTAACATTACTGAGAATATTGTCGTGGCTTAACATAACACCTTTCGATTGCCCTGTGGTTCCCGATGTGTATATAATGGTAACCATGTCGTTGGCTTGAATCCCATCTTTAATCTCTTTTAATTTCTCAGGATTTGGATTGGCTTTCCCAAGATCGACAATCTCTGTCCAAAGCTTATCATATGTATTGAGTTTTTCAAATGTATAGATATCCTTTAAGGCAGGGGATTTGTCAAGTGAATTCTTAACTTTATTGTAAATTATCTCAGAAGAAATAAATACATACTTTGATTCTGAATGATTCAAAATGTACTCATACTCATCTTCTAAAATATTTGGATAAAGTGGAACGTGGATAGCACCAATCTGACTAATGGCCATATCTACAAAATTCCATTCTGGTCGGTTATTAGAAATAGTAGCTATTTTATCACCTTTTTCAACCCCCAAAGCCCACAATCCATAGCTGATGTTATTTGTAAAATCAATGTATTCAGAAGAACTATATTCTCTCCATTCTCCATTTTCTTTTGCACCAAATGCATTTGGCTTATCAAGTTGTTTGTGCCACTCTAATAAGTCAAAGGTTCTTTTGATTTCCATACTTAGCAAGATTAATTGATTATTGAAAAGGTATATAAATGCATTATCACATAAGGATATATTTATATAACAATTATACAACAATTAATTAAAACCTGATTAACATAGCAGAAGAGAGTGAGTTTATGTATACAGTTTATATGGGAAAGTCAGGCTCAGTGATTAATTATCGTTTTTTCATCAGTTTAACTCTGAAAATACTTCCTTTATCTATTTCAGACCATTTTACGAATATTTGTCCTTTATGATAAAGCTCAATAATACGCTTGCTCAAAGAAAGTCCCAAGCCCCAACCCCGTGAATTTGTTGTATAACCTGCTTTGAATATTGTTTTTTGCTTATACCTTGGAATCCCTTTGCCATCATCCTCAATGTCGATAAATGCAAATTTATCAGAATTAGAAATATTAATTTGGATATGCCCTTCACCTTCCATGGCGTTTATCGCATTTTTTAATAGATTTTCGATGACCCAATCGAAAAGAGAAGGAATAATGTTTACTTTTAACTCCTCATCAGAGCCATTAACAAAATCAATACTTACTTTAGAAGAAATACGAGGCTTTAAATAATTAACATTTTCCAGAACAGATTTATGTAATACCTTTTCTTCAAATTTTGGGATAGAACCGATTTTTGAAAATCTATCCGTAATAACTTCAAGACGGTCGGTGTCTTTTTCAAGCTCAAACAAAAGCTCATTACTTATTTTACCATCCGAAATTTTTAGATTTTCCTTTAATGCAATTAATGAAGAAACAGGCGTTCCCAGTTGGTGGGCTGTTTCTCGACTCATGCCTGACCATATTTTATTTTGTTCGTATTTACGAGACGAATTGAAGGCAAAGTAAGAAACTAAAATAAAGAGTATAACCAAAATCAATTGAATAAAGGGATAAACGGTTAGTTGATAAATAAGCTGCGAATCTTTATAATACACCAAATGACGATCGTTAGATGAATAATTTATTGAAATTGATTCATGCTGACTTCTCATAATTTCCAACTGGTTTT
The Bacteroidota bacterium DNA segment above includes these coding regions:
- a CDS encoding long-chain fatty acid--CoA ligase is translated as MEIKRTFDLLEWHKQLDKPNAFGAKENGEWREYSSSEYIDFTNNISYGLWALGVEKGDKIATISNNRPEWNFVDMAISQIGAIHVPLYPNILEDEYEYILNHSESKYVFISSEIIYNKVKNSLDKSPALKDIYTFEKLNTYDKLWTEIVDLGKANPNPEKLKEIKDGIQANDMVTIIYTSGTTGQSKGVMLSHDNILSNVRAAGPLFPLDRESKVLSYLPVNHIYERMTNYVFQFLGASVYYVESMGTIVDNIQEIKPHAFTTVPRLLEKVYDRILFKGRQLTGIKKSIFDWALELGHQYQENNSGWYKFKLSIADKLVFNKWRAAFGGNVRFIASGSAALQERLARIFWAANVPVLEGYGLTETSPVISVNTFKEGGLKFGTVGPVLDNVEVKIAEDGEILTKGPHVMLGYYKAPELTKEVISEDGWFHTGDLGVLEDGKYVKITGRKKSMFKTSMGKYIVPEIMENKLRESKFIEQAIILGENEKYVGLIISPDQQYLKDWCRLEGHGWGNYINAVQNPEIRKKFQEEIDEYNKLFHPHEKIIKFDLVPHEWGVETGELTPTLKVKRNFIEKKYEKEIGKMFK
- a CDS encoding HAMP domain-containing histidine kinase gives rise to the protein MKFKSINYQQKKYWKGIIFLFAILISVGTLLYTRILVNNLKEDQYKQITVLADAYKNLNEMMMTNQFGDISFLFEIIKSNENIPLILTDTNDNILEHRNLDSTKVLKPEYLKNQLEIMRSQHESISINYSSNDRHLVYYKDSQLIYQLTVYPFIQLILVILFILVSYFAFNSSRKYEQNKIWSGMSRETAHQLGTPVSSLIALKENLKISDGKISNELLFELEKDTDRLEVITDRFSKIGSIPKFEEKVLHKSVLENVNYLKPRISSKVSIDFVNGSDEELKVNIIPSLFDWVIENLLKNAINAMEGEGHIQINISNSDKFAFIDIEDDGKGIPRYKQKTIFKAGYTTNSRGWGLGLSLSKRIIELYHKGQIFVKWSEIDKGSIFRVKLMKKR